The segment TTCAATAGCTTTTTTGAATGACTTTGGAAGGCCTTGCTTTTTAGGCAGTACAAAGTCAGGCTCGATTAACTGCTTGATTACCCGTGTTGCCTGTGCCTCTCGTGCACGAGCTGTCATACTTATCCAGCTTGCAATGAGTAAGCTAAGCACAAAAAGACTAAGCACAATAATACCACCAAAAGGAATATTATCATACTGCTGCTGCCATAAAGGCTCCCATGTTTTTTCATCTGGATTTCCCCAAATAGCAACAAGCAGACCAAAAGTAGCGCTCATTAAAATAAAGAATAAGGTAAATAATCTCGAGATAAAGGCAATCATTTACGTAGCACCTCCAAATCTCCAAGCCATGTTGCTACATGAATAACGAGTATCCGCTTCGCATCCTCAGGGTTTCCATCAGAAAAGCTAATGCTTTCATTTACTATACGTTGAGGTCCTACATGCAAGCAAGTAAGCTCACCAAATAGTGTTGTATAGTGCAAACGGAACGGTATTTCATAAGGAAGATAAATTTGCACTTTGCCGATTCCTTGACGAATAGTAATAAAGCTAGTGCCAGTCGGTAAGATTGTTTGCGTTGTATCAATGGTAATATCACCCGCAAGACGCTGAACTTGCACATCTTGCCATTTGTATGCTTCAGTCGGCGCTGACATTGTGCCAATTAAATCACTTTTCGTTGTAGGGAGGGGCTCAAAAAGCTCTGCACCAACTACTTTAGGCTCATTTTCTCGTTGTAAATATTGATAAAGCATATATAAAGGTATCGAAATAATAAATAAACGTAAGCTCCACATCGTGAACAAAGCAATGGCAATGAAGAAAATTCCTGTCCATTTAAAAAAGCGAATTTTTTTGGAAAAGCTTAAATAAAGCAGTACAGCTCCAATTAATAAACAAAATGCACCACCATTATTAAAAACGGTTAGCTCCACAAAGATGAGTAAA is part of the Lysinibacillus sp. FSL K6-0232 genome and harbors:
- the liaF gene encoding cell wall-active antibiotics response protein LiaF, which produces MQNFTTNKLTFWVLCFFLLIFVELTVFNNGGAFCLLIGAVLLYLSFSKKIRFFKWTGIFFIAIALFTMWSLRLFIISIPLYMLYQYLQRENEPKVVGAELFEPLPTTKSDLIGTMSAPTEAYKWQDVQVQRLAGDITIDTTQTILPTGTSFITIRQGIGKVQIYLPYEIPFRLHYTTLFGELTCLHVGPQRIVNESISFSDGNPEDAKRILVIHVATWLGDLEVLRK